TTCGCGCTCGAAGCAATACTCACGGTCCCGGGGATCGTGATCATCGTGCTCGGCGGCTTTCTGGTCGGCTTCGGGGCTCGCTACGCCAACGGTTGCACGTCTGGTCACGCGATCTCGGGGCTCGCCAACCTCCAGGCCTCGTCCTTGGTCGCCGTGATCGGCTTCTTTCTCGGGGGTCTGATCTCCACCCACGTGCTCCTCCCTCTGCTGCTGCGGTGAGGCGATGACGCACACGACAGACGAGACGCAACCGGTCGAGCCGCAAGAACGCTCGGAGTCCCTCGCGGTCTACTTCGGCCTCGGGGTGCTGATAGGCATGATCTTTCTGAAGTCCGAGGTCGCATCGTGGTTCCGGATCCAGGAGATGTTTCGCTTCCAGGCGATCCACATGTACGGCGTGATCGGCTCGGCCGTAGCGGTGGGCGCTCTCTCGATCGCGCTCATGAAGCACCTCGGCATTCGCACCGTCCGCGGAGAGAACATCGAGTTCCCGGCTCGCGCGGCCGCGCGTCCTCGCACGCATCACATCGTCGGCGGTACGGTCTTCGGGCTGGGCTGGGGCCTCGTGGGGGCATGCCCCGGTCCGCTGTTCGCGCTCGTGGGCAGCGGCCTCCCAGTCATGCTCGTCGCGCTGCTCGCTGCAGTGGGCGGCGCATGGGTCTACGGTCTCCTGAGGCCGAGCCTGCCGCACTAGCCTGGACGACGTCCCGAAAACACCGAGACCACCAAATCGGGAAAACCCCCGGGCGGTCGGACCGCCCGGGGCTCTG
This sequence is a window from Gemmatimonadota bacterium. Protein-coding genes within it:
- a CDS encoding YeeE/YedE family protein, with amino-acid sequence MTHTTDETQPVEPQERSESLAVYFGLGVLIGMIFLKSEVASWFRIQEMFRFQAIHMYGVIGSAVAVGALSIALMKHLGIRTVRGENIEFPARAAARPRTHHIVGGTVFGLGWGLVGACPGPLFALVGSGLPVMLVALLAAVGGAWVYGLLRPSLPH